The Fulvia fulva chromosome 1, complete sequence region TCATGCCCGTTGGATTCACCACCATTGGTAACACTGACAGCAGGATTCCGTCGCTGAGTGATTGTGTGGCAGTATTCCTCAACAGCTTTGGCTCCCTTGCCACTTGCAGCATTCTTGATTGTTGTGATGATCTGACTGCCAATAACGACACCCTCTGAGACTTTACCAACTTGCACAAAATGCTCACGAGTACTCACACCGAAGCCGACAGCCGCCGGCACGCCTCCAGAGTACTTGTGAACTCTGTCAAGCAGATCTGGCAGGCCGGAGCTCAGGGCTCCCGTAGCACCTGTAACACCCATGCGTGATACGACGTAGATGAAGGAGTCTGCAATGCCACATAGCAACTTCATACGCTTCTCACTTGTAGCAGGAGCAATCAATGGCACATATGAGAGGCCGTATGTTGTGCAATGCCCTCTGAATCGGACCGCTTCCTCTGGTGGCAGATCGACCATGATGAAGCCGTTGACGCCTGCTGCTTTGGCATCCTGCAGCATACGCTCTTCGCCGTATGCCAATAGCGGATTGTAGTAGCCCATGAGCAGTACGGGTGCTCTGAGGCCTCTACTCCGTGCAGTCTTCACGATGTTCAAGCAATGTTTCGTAGTCGTGCCATTGGCGAGTGCCTGTGTGTTGGCGGTCTGGATCGTAGGGCCGTCGGCGATTGGGTCTGTGAAGGGTGTGCCCAATTCTATGATATCGGCCCCGCCAGCTTCCATGGACAATAAAATGTCGGGAGTCTCTGCAATGGTCGGGTAGCCAGCAGTTGTGTATGTGACAAGGGCAGGTCTGCCCTCGCTCTTCGCTCGAGCGAACGCCTTCTTGATGCCGTCCATCTTTGCAGCTGCTTGTCAGCCAAAGTGTATGCGGTCTTGATGTGCCCCAGATGGATGCTGCGTTTGCACCGATCGGCTGGTCGAGGGATTGGGATTCGTGTAGCAAGCAATATCAGTCACAGACTGTGGCGTGTTGATCACAGCGACTTGGTGGTAGAGTGTGATTTGTGTAAAGGTGTGCGGTGTGCGGTGGGAGAACGTTCCGAAGAAAGTTGGTCGAACAATCCAATGCTATGTATGACTCGATCATCATCGTCGTCGGCCGGGATCGCCGTGACGGGACCAGGCGTTGCTCGCGTGCCTTCAACTTTTTGAGCTTCAGGCAAGAACGAACGCTGCACTTGCATCCGTCTCAACACCTTGCTCACTGCGCTCATCACACCACAACATGCTTCAACAACGACTACTACGATCTCTGCAGCAGGCCACACGGCAGCCGCAGCTTCTGCGCGCCTCGAACATCCACAGCACACCCTTTTGCGCCGCCACGTCAAAACTTGCGCCAGCCACATCACATCAACTGCTAGGGCGAAGATGGTATTCGGAAGCTACAAAGGAGTCTGAGAAAACAGAAGAGCAAATGCTAAAGGAGAATTCTGGCGAACAGAATGCTAAGGACGACAAGAGTGCCGCGAAGGAGGACCCAGTGCAGAAAGAGCTCGAGGCCAAGAAGAGAGAGGTCATCGATGTGACAGATCGCTTGAAGCGACAAGTGGCCGAGTACAGGAACCTCCAAGAACAGACGAAGCGCGAAGTCGCTGCTGCGAAAGACTTTGCGTTGCAGAAGTTCGCCAAAGATCTGCTGGACAGCGTCGACAACCTTGACCGTGCTCTTGAGAATGTGCCCCAAGAGAAGCTCACAGATGAGAACAAGGATCTTGTGAACCTGCACAGTGGGCTGAAGATGACTGAGACGATCTTGATGAACACTCTCAAGAAGCACGGTATGGAGCGGATAGACCCCAGTGCCGAGAACGAGCCTTTCGACCCCAACAAGCACGAGGCAATGTTTCAGGCGCCCCAGCCAGGCAAGAAGGATGGTACCGTCTTCTATACTCAGCAAAAAGGATTCGTGTACAATAACCGCGTACTCAGGGTAAGCTCGTCACCTGCCACCACTTCTACAGCATGCTAACACCTTATCTAGGCGGCCAAGGTTGGCGTTGTTAAGAACTCATGATCTTTGTCACAAAGTTGTATTATAGGAAACGCTAGGCATGGCGCCTGTTCAGGCGCCCGAGGTGTGGGAGCAGCTGCTACAGCAGCGTAGAATTGTACAATCTCATCTTAAGTTGCGCCAGCACAAGCGCAGAAGGAAAGCATGGCGCTGGCGGTTGTACATATGTGCAGCATCATGATATAATTAGTGCCAGGACGACTACTTTGTGACATCTGGTAGACCCTATCGGCCCTCAGTTTACGCATTCAATCCAACCATTGACCCCAACAGGAAGATGCATCAGGGCTGTCACAACTCCACTCTCTCGCAAGTGTGCGACGCAGCGTCTTAGGTACAATACATACTGCGTGTAGTCTCGATCTGCTTCGCGGTAATGATCATACATCCAGACTCTTCCTTCCCGCAGTGGAGAGAATGGACATGAGAATGGATATTATTATCATGCACGTCTATGCAAACACCAACTTCGGGTTAAGCTTTCGGCAAAGACGTGCCGAATTCGTGAAACAATCTTCTCACGAGTCACGACGCGACCTTTGACGCGTCCACGGTTCCATCCTTCGGCAAGCAACACAACGCCAAGCACTGTCTGACAGAGCTGACGGTAGGGCCGAAGACACCTGCTCCGCACTGCCAGCTTGGGCGACAGACAGCGAGACCTAGCCGCGACGATTGGTGCCACCATCTGACAAGATGCCCTCCATCtccttgctcccgccggcgGCAGAGCGGGCGAACAATGACATTGCAAACCCGTTGCCAGCAGTACTTCAGACGCCATCCGGACTAGCTATGATCGAGCTTCAGGGTAGCGTGCTCACAGAGAATGCGGATGCTGGAATGGTCCTCGAGCTAGGCAACTTGGTGTTTCCACCTGCAGAAGACGACGAGGACGAGGACGGCGACTGGGACGGCAAGCGGGTCTTCCTCTTCATAGGCAAGCATCAGCGAATGGCCGGCGAGGTGAAGAAGCTCGCCAAACCCGTGGCTGTTATTCGACGAAGGCCTGTCGATGCCAATGCCAACTCCTCTATACCCGGAAGTGAGGATGTCGAGATTGCGGAGATTATTTACTACAGGATACTTTTTGCACACCGCCCCGAGCCCGTGGGGGGCGGACAACAAGAACAACAACAAGAAAAACAAGAAAAACAACAGCAACAACTGGCCGAAGAATGAACCTGCACACATTCGCTGGAGCCACTTGAACAGTGCTTCTGATTAATCAACATGCTGCGACGCGGCACAACAGCGTACTAAATTTGAGGTTCCCGTCAAGACAGCCAGTGCTTGGTCACCTTCGCGAGACAACCTGCATGTTGGCCCTACGTGCCATCCTCCGCTGGGCGCGGCCGCATTAGCCCTGCTGGCGCACACGGTATGTTACAGCTGCTGCTATAAGATCCCATCCTCCTGCCTGCACCTTCAATATCGTTGCTGGGGACTTGCAATCACAATTTCCGCACACTGTCTTCGTGCTGGATGCCCTATATCGAGGATCTATCAGGCATTACCTCGCTCTCCTTCAGTAGTCTACGGACATTGGAAGGGCCCAGCTTTCATTATTACCCTGGTACGCCTCTCCTCAGCAGTACTGTCATACGATTGGTGTAGACACAGTGTACGTCTCGAATCAGTCCCCGACGGCACGGTCGACGCCTTGCCCTTCAACTGGCCCATGTAGACTAGAGCTAATTTTTGGACAGTTGAAGATCGTTACTGACCGTCTCTACAGACGCCAGTTGGCCCCGAAGACTGTACTTCATAAGATCCTGTGACATCTCAGCACAATGGAGGCATCAAACGACCGGGTCCAAATGCCCCTTGCGCTGATAGGCACATTTGCTGCGTTGGTACGGACTTCGAAAGGTCTGATATCTATTACGCTAACAGTCTGGCAGTCATTCACCTACTTCACCGTCAGGACAGTCTACGACTTGTTTTTCGGCCCTTTGGCCCGTATACCAGGCCCAGCTCTCAGCGCCATCTCTCGACTTCCCCATGTGCGGGACTTACTCAGAGGGAAGACTGTCGACACAATCACTGAGCTGCACAAGACGTATGGAGACGTGGTCCGATTTTCCCCAAATGAAGTGTCTTTCATCTCTATAGAGACGGCATTTCCAGACATCTATGGCTTCCGTACAGGAAAGCTCAAGGGTCACGTTAACATGCAGAAAGATTCGGTAAGCAGTTCCTGTGGAGTGTATCCAAACGTGGCTGAACTAGCAACATCATGATTGCACCACTATCTTCTCAGCACTGATCCCTCACTGACTCCCAACTTTTGCAGGTCTGGTACGCAAAACCGGCGAACGGCGTCCCTTCCATTCTGATTGCTGACGATGAGTACCATTCAAGAGGACGAA contains the following coding sequences:
- a CDS encoding GrpE, mitochondrial, which gives rise to MLQQRLLRSLQQATRQPQLLRASNIHSTPFCAATSKLAPATSHQLLGRRWYSEATKESEKTEEQMLKENSGEQNAKDDKSAAKEDPVQKELEAKKREVIDVTDRLKRQVAEYRNLQEQTKREVAAAKDFALQKFAKDLLDSVDNLDRALENVPQEKLTDENKDLVNLHSGLKMTETILMNTLKKHGMERIDPSAENEPFDPNKHEAMFQAPQPGKKDGTVFYTQQKGFVYNNRVLRAAKVGVVKNS